A window of the Arthrobacter sp. Marseille-P9274 genome harbors these coding sequences:
- the mqo gene encoding malate dehydrogenase (quinone) yields the protein MPAQDTSGEFDAVIVGAGIMGATLASLLVRLEPEWRVAVLERLPEAGMESSHAWHNAGTGHAGLCEFNYTPRTTDGRVDISSALKINAQFRQSRQYWAHLSAEGSLGDPAGFIRPVPHFSFAHGPRGVEYLRARHRAMAGQPPFAAMEYSEDPAVLARWLPLMFTGREPGEQVAATRAADGTDVDYGVLTRRLLADAAAGGAETRLGEEVTGLARDHGRWLVTSRSQGRVRSLSARYVFLGAGGATLPLLQLAGVPETRPFGGFPISGCFYRSSKPELVARHRAKVYGHAADGAPPISVPHLDTRVVDGREYLMFGPYGAFSPRFLKSGSLLDLPRSVRPANLPTLLSAARDNAGLVAYLVRQILQTPQARFAELRRFVPDADPADWEWITAGQRVQVVKNVKGRGTIAGFGTEVVTSAGGSLAALLGASPGASASVPIMLDVLQASFPERFPAWSEKVRSMIPSFAACSA from the coding sequence ATGCCCGCACAGGATACGTCCGGAGAGTTCGACGCCGTCATCGTCGGCGCAGGCATCATGGGCGCCACCCTGGCCAGCCTGCTGGTCCGGCTCGAGCCGGAGTGGCGCGTCGCCGTCCTCGAGCGGTTGCCGGAGGCCGGAATGGAGAGCTCCCATGCCTGGCACAACGCCGGCACGGGGCACGCCGGGCTGTGCGAGTTCAACTACACACCCCGCACCACCGACGGCCGGGTCGATATCTCCAGTGCCCTGAAGATCAACGCTCAGTTCCGGCAGTCCCGCCAGTACTGGGCGCACTTATCCGCCGAGGGCAGCCTCGGGGACCCGGCAGGCTTCATCCGCCCGGTCCCGCACTTCAGCTTCGCCCATGGGCCCCGCGGGGTCGAGTACCTGCGGGCCCGCCACCGGGCCATGGCGGGCCAGCCGCCCTTCGCGGCGATGGAGTACTCCGAGGATCCGGCGGTGCTGGCCCGGTGGCTGCCGCTCATGTTCACCGGCCGGGAGCCGGGCGAGCAGGTAGCCGCAACCCGGGCGGCGGACGGCACCGACGTCGACTACGGCGTACTGACCCGGCGGCTGCTGGCCGATGCCGCCGCCGGCGGGGCAGAGACAAGGCTGGGCGAGGAGGTCACCGGGCTGGCTCGGGATCACGGCCGCTGGCTAGTCACCTCCCGTTCGCAAGGACGCGTCCGGAGCCTGTCGGCCCGCTACGTCTTCCTGGGCGCAGGCGGGGCGACGCTGCCCCTGCTGCAGCTGGCCGGCGTGCCGGAGACTCGCCCCTTCGGCGGATTCCCGATCAGCGGCTGCTTCTACCGCAGCTCGAAGCCCGAACTGGTGGCCCGCCACCGGGCCAAGGTCTATGGCCACGCTGCCGACGGCGCCCCGCCCATTTCCGTGCCGCATCTGGACACGCGTGTGGTCGACGGCCGGGAATACCTGATGTTCGGCCCCTACGGCGCCTTCTCCCCGCGGTTCCTCAAGTCCGGCTCGCTGTTGGACCTTCCGCGTTCCGTCCGGCCGGCCAATCTGCCCACGCTGCTTTCGGCGGCCCGTGACAACGCCGGGCTGGTGGCCTACCTGGTGCGCCAGATCCTGCAGACACCGCAGGCAAGGTTCGCCGAGTTGCGCCGCTTCGTTCCGGACGCCGACCCGGCGGACTGGGAGTGGATCACGGCCGGCCAGCGCGTGCAGGTGGTCAAGAACGTCAAGGGCAGGGGGACGATCGCGGGCTTCGGCACCGAGGTCGTGACCTCAGCGGGCGGCTCGCTCGCGGCATTGCTCGGCGCCTCGCCCGGCGCGTCCGCCTCGGTCCCCATCATGCTGGACGTGCTGCAGGCAAGCTTCCCCGAGCGCTTCCCGGCGTGGTCGGAAAAGGTGCGGAGCATGATCCCGTCCTTCGCAGCCTGCTCGGCCTGA